The following are encoded together in the Pedobacter steynii genome:
- a CDS encoding ABC transporter ATP-binding protein: MKISLSKAGRRFNQEWIFRNFDYEFQSPGKYAILGPNGSGKSTLLSLILGSLSPSEGGISYHAEKTIAVEDIYKHLSFAAPYLDLIEEFTLEETIDFHFKFKGLYNNMTKDAVLALLGLEKSQDKALKYFSSGMKQRTKLVLAFCSDTPILLLDEPTSNLDQQGISWYLELIANFTDKRLVIVGSNQEVEYSFCQHLIQVTDYK; encoded by the coding sequence ATGAAGATCAGCTTAAGTAAGGCCGGCAGACGATTTAATCAGGAGTGGATTTTTCGAAATTTTGATTACGAATTTCAATCTCCTGGTAAATATGCCATCCTGGGACCTAACGGCTCCGGGAAGTCTACCTTACTAAGCTTAATCCTTGGCAGTTTATCTCCCTCGGAAGGAGGAATAAGCTATCATGCTGAAAAGACCATTGCAGTAGAAGATATTTATAAGCACCTGAGTTTTGCTGCGCCTTACCTGGATTTGATCGAAGAGTTTACACTCGAAGAGACGATAGACTTCCATTTCAAATTTAAAGGGCTGTACAACAACATGACTAAGGATGCGGTGTTGGCGCTGCTTGGTCTGGAGAAATCGCAGGACAAGGCCTTAAAATACTTCTCCTCGGGAATGAAACAACGGACTAAGCTCGTTCTGGCTTTCTGTTCCGACACCCCGATCCTCTTATTGGATGAGCCAACTTCTAATCTTGATCAACAGGGAATAAGCTGGTATTTGGAATTAATCGCCAATTTTACGGATAAAAGATTAGTCATCGTAGGGTCAAATCAGGAAGTTGAGTATTCGTTTTGTCAACATTTAATACAGGTCACAGATTATAAATAA
- the efp gene encoding elongation factor P: protein MAKASDVKSGNILRFNGELIQVEEFLHRTPGNLRAFYQAKMRNIKTGKLVEYRFRTDEEVTICRVETNDYQYLYEDGDFLVVMDNTSYEQFNIPRTLFGESVKFLKEGMNVIIAFESEEPIMAQTPSHVELEITYTEPAVKGDTSTNALKYATVETGVEIKVPMFINQGDKVKVDTRTGDYVERVK, encoded by the coding sequence ATGGCAAAAGCATCGGACGTAAAAAGTGGGAATATCCTTCGGTTTAACGGAGAATTAATTCAGGTAGAAGAATTTCTACACCGTACTCCAGGAAACTTGAGAGCTTTTTATCAGGCAAAGATGCGAAACATCAAAACCGGGAAACTGGTTGAATATAGGTTTCGCACAGATGAGGAAGTAACAATTTGTCGTGTTGAGACCAATGATTACCAGTATTTGTACGAAGATGGCGATTTTTTGGTAGTAATGGACAACACTTCTTATGAGCAGTTTAACATTCCAAGAACTTTGTTTGGAGAAAGTGTTAAATTCTTAAAAGAAGGAATGAATGTAATCATCGCATTCGAAAGTGAAGAGCCGATTATGGCACAAACACCTTCACATGTAGAATTGGAGATTACGTATACAGAGCCCGCTGTAAAAGGCGATACCTCTACAAACGCATTAAAATACGCTACTGTGGAAACAGGAGTAGAAATAAAAGTCCCAATGTTTATCAACCAGGGCGATAAAGTCAAAGTTGATACCCGTACAGGGGACTATGTAGAAAGAGTAAAATAA
- the lpxA gene encoding acyl-ACP--UDP-N-acetylglucosamine O-acyltransferase yields MIQPLAYIHPQAKIADNVVIEPFAVIHKDVEIGEGTWIGSNVVIMDGARIGKNCRVFPGSVISGVPQDLKFAGEVTTAEIGDNTTIRECVTINRGTKDKWKTVIGSNCLIQAYSHIAHDCEVGDHCIFSNSTTLAGHITIGNYVVLAGLVAIHQFVKVGSHAFVTGGSLVRKDVPPYVKAAREPLSYAGINSVGLRRRGFSSEKINEIQEIYRVLFVKHNNVTKALDMIEAEFAPTEIRDEIVDFIRNSNRGVMKGFGSGS; encoded by the coding sequence ATGATACAACCCTTAGCGTATATACATCCGCAGGCAAAAATTGCCGATAATGTAGTAATTGAGCCTTTTGCAGTCATACACAAGGATGTAGAAATTGGGGAAGGAACCTGGATCGGATCAAATGTTGTCATCATGGATGGCGCCAGGATTGGTAAAAACTGCCGGGTTTTTCCGGGATCAGTAATTTCCGGTGTTCCTCAGGATCTGAAATTTGCAGGAGAGGTGACTACGGCCGAGATCGGCGATAATACGACGATCAGAGAGTGTGTGACCATCAACAGAGGTACAAAAGATAAATGGAAGACGGTGATTGGCAGTAACTGCCTGATCCAGGCTTATTCTCACATCGCACACGACTGTGAGGTTGGCGACCATTGTATCTTTTCGAACAGTACAACCCTTGCAGGGCACATTACCATTGGAAACTATGTCGTTCTGGCCGGGCTGGTGGCGATTCATCAGTTTGTAAAGGTTGGATCTCATGCCTTCGTGACTGGTGGTTCATTGGTAAGAAAAGATGTCCCTCCATATGTTAAGGCTGCCCGTGAACCACTTTCGTATGCAGGGATCAATTCTGTTGGTTTAAGAAGGAGAGGGTTCTCTTCCGAAAAAATCAATGAAATTCAGGAGATTTACAGGGTATTATTTGTGAAGCATAACAATGTTACCAAAGCATTGGATATGATTGAAGCAGAGTTTGCACCGACAGAAATCCGTGATGAGATTGTAGATTTTATCAGAAACTCGAACAGAGGGGTAATGAAAGGCTTCGGTTCAGGGAGTTAA
- the lpxD gene encoding UDP-3-O-(3-hydroxymyristoyl)glucosamine N-acyltransferase, giving the protein MQFTAKQISEFIDGTIEGDENAKVTELSKIENGTAGSLCFLSNRKYENYLYSTKASIVIVGNDFFPAQAVESTLIKVADPYSAFSVLLEKYNEVVNQMNVQSGIEQPSFIHPSAKIGKDVFIGAFSYICENVVIGNGTKIQSQVFVGADTEIGENCLVFPGVKIYNRTVMGNNINIHSNTVIGSDGFGFAPQPDGTYSKIAQIGNVVIEDDVEIGANTTIDRATMGSTFIRKGVKLDNLIQIAHNVDVGAHTVVAAQTGISGSTRLGENSVVGGQVGIAGHLSLAKGTQIGAQAGINFNTTIENKQWHGSPAQPLRDWMRASVIFKQLPNVEKRIAVLEQTITELKAIIEQNSTIAK; this is encoded by the coding sequence ATGCAATTTACTGCCAAGCAGATAAGCGAATTTATAGATGGCACCATTGAAGGCGATGAAAACGCTAAAGTAACAGAACTTTCCAAGATAGAAAATGGGACAGCTGGGTCTTTATGTTTTTTGTCTAATCGAAAATATGAGAACTATCTATATTCCACAAAAGCTTCAATCGTCATTGTAGGGAATGATTTTTTTCCTGCTCAGGCCGTTGAAAGCACTCTAATTAAAGTCGCGGATCCGTACAGTGCATTTTCTGTTTTGCTGGAAAAGTACAATGAGGTAGTGAACCAAATGAACGTTCAGTCTGGAATAGAGCAACCGAGCTTTATTCATCCCTCGGCAAAAATTGGGAAAGATGTGTTTATAGGAGCATTCAGTTACATTTGTGAAAATGTAGTGATTGGTAACGGAACGAAGATTCAATCGCAGGTATTTGTTGGCGCTGATACTGAGATCGGAGAAAATTGTCTTGTTTTTCCTGGAGTAAAGATTTACAACAGAACAGTAATGGGGAATAATATTAATATTCACTCTAACACTGTAATTGGTAGTGATGGCTTCGGCTTCGCCCCACAGCCTGATGGTACTTATTCTAAAATCGCGCAGATTGGAAATGTAGTGATCGAGGATGATGTGGAAATCGGGGCAAATACGACAATAGATAGGGCTACGATGGGTTCTACATTTATCAGAAAGGGAGTGAAACTGGATAACCTGATTCAGATCGCCCACAATGTGGATGTTGGAGCGCATACGGTTGTTGCAGCACAGACTGGTATCTCCGGAAGCACAAGGCTTGGAGAGAATTCTGTGGTGGGTGGACAGGTTGGAATTGCTGGTCACCTTAGCCTGGCAAAAGGTACACAAATCGGCGCACAGGCAGGAATAAACTTCAACACAACAATAGAGAACAAACAATGGCACGGCAGTCCGGCTCAGCCTTTAAGAGACTGGATGCGGGCATCAGTGATATTTAAACAATTGCCAAACGTTGAAAAACGTATTGCAGTATTAGAGCAAACGATCACAGAACTAAAAGCAATAATTGAACAAAATAGCACAATAGCAAAATAA
- a CDS encoding bifunctional UDP-3-O-[3-hydroxymyristoyl] N-acetylglucosamine deacetylase/3-hydroxyacyl-ACP dehydratase — protein MNVKQKTIKSEVSVQGVGLHTGANVTLTFCPAPENHGFKFQRTDLPGSPIVDADCDNVTDTARGTTISQNGASISTVEHVMASLVGMDLDNVLMKLDGPETPIMDGSAVLFMEALESVGIQQQDIDREYFQIPHNITYTEPDRKVEIVAMPLDDYRFTCMIDYNSPVLGSQHAGISSIAEFKKEIASCRTFCFLHELEYQLQNNLIKGGDLNNAIVIVDKEVTKEELDHLAKIFNRTAMEVAPQGILNNMELRYQNEPARHKLLDMIGDLALVGVHLKGHIMAARPGHAANVAFAKKIKAAIKKEKNKKVQHVYDPSVKPLYDVVQIMDILPHRQPFLFIDKILELSKTHVVGVKNVTMNEEFFKGHFPGAPVFPGVIQIEAMAQTGGILVLSTVSDPRNYLTLFLKIDNVRFRAQVLPGDTIVFRCDLMEPIRRGIAQMKGVGMVGGKVVVEAEMMAQIVKVKESETVS, from the coding sequence ATGAATGTTAAGCAAAAAACTATAAAGAGCGAAGTTTCAGTACAGGGTGTAGGCCTTCATACAGGGGCGAATGTGACGCTTACTTTTTGTCCGGCACCAGAAAATCACGGATTTAAATTTCAAAGAACCGATTTACCGGGAAGCCCTATTGTTGATGCTGATTGTGATAATGTTACCGATACTGCAAGAGGTACGACTATTTCTCAGAATGGAGCGAGCATCAGTACAGTAGAACACGTGATGGCTTCATTGGTAGGAATGGACCTGGATAACGTGTTGATGAAGCTTGACGGACCAGAAACCCCGATTATGGATGGTAGTGCTGTTTTATTTATGGAGGCTTTGGAGAGCGTTGGTATTCAGCAACAGGATATTGACAGAGAATATTTTCAGATTCCTCATAACATTACCTACACAGAGCCGGATAGAAAAGTTGAAATTGTAGCCATGCCTTTAGATGATTACAGGTTTACCTGTATGATCGATTATAACTCCCCGGTATTGGGAAGCCAGCATGCAGGAATTTCCAGCATTGCTGAATTTAAAAAAGAAATTGCTTCCTGCAGGACTTTTTGTTTCCTTCACGAATTGGAATATCAACTTCAGAATAACCTGATTAAAGGTGGAGATTTGAACAACGCCATCGTAATTGTAGATAAAGAAGTGACTAAAGAAGAGCTGGATCATCTGGCGAAAATCTTTAACCGGACTGCAATGGAGGTTGCCCCTCAGGGAATTTTAAATAATATGGAGCTGCGGTATCAGAATGAGCCTGCCAGACATAAATTATTAGATATGATCGGTGACCTTGCCCTGGTAGGGGTTCACTTAAAGGGACATATCATGGCTGCCCGTCCGGGACATGCCGCAAACGTTGCTTTTGCGAAAAAGATTAAAGCAGCAATTAAAAAGGAAAAAAATAAAAAAGTGCAGCATGTTTATGATCCATCGGTAAAACCACTTTATGATGTGGTACAGATTATGGATATCCTGCCACACCGACAACCATTCTTGTTTATTGATAAGATCCTGGAACTGTCTAAAACGCATGTTGTAGGGGTTAAAAATGTAACCATGAATGAAGAATTCTTCAAGGGCCATTTTCCTGGTGCCCCGGTTTTTCCTGGAGTGATCCAGATTGAAGCGATGGCCCAGACAGGCGGTATTTTAGTATTAAGTACAGTCTCTGACCCAAGAAATTATCTGACCTTATTTTTAAAAATTGATAATGTACGCTTTAGGGCGCAGGTATTGCCTGGCGATACCATTGTTTTCAGATGTGACTTAATGGAGCCAATCAGAAGAGGCATTGCACAAATGAAAGGTGTAGGAATGGTAGGAGGAAAAGTTGTTGTGGAAGCAGAAATGATGGCCCAAATTGTAAAAGTTAAAGAAAGCGAAACCGTATCATGA
- a CDS encoding 5-formyltetrahydrofolate cyclo-ligase encodes MNKSEIRKTVQRQRRLLSAEQVHTLSVKLLEQFAELDLSSVKIVHIFLPIKQKQEPDTFLIIEWLKKYYPEIKIIVPKADFDTALMTHHYYDGIADLALNEYQILEPQKAAMHTGEVDMVIVPLLAFDKDGYRIGYGKGFYDRFLQGISTQKIGLSFFDELNVIDDINEHDVRLDKCITPNRIYVFPVT; translated from the coding sequence ATGAACAAGTCAGAAATCAGAAAAACAGTGCAGCGGCAACGGCGATTACTATCGGCCGAACAGGTTCATACACTTAGTGTTAAGTTGCTTGAACAGTTTGCTGAGCTGGACCTTTCCAGCGTGAAAATTGTCCATATATTTCTCCCAATTAAGCAGAAGCAGGAACCGGATACTTTTCTGATTATCGAATGGTTGAAAAAGTACTATCCTGAGATTAAGATCATTGTTCCAAAAGCTGATTTTGACACTGCTTTGATGACCCACCATTACTATGATGGCATCGCAGATCTGGCATTGAATGAATACCAGATTCTGGAGCCTCAAAAGGCTGCAATGCATACGGGCGAGGTGGATATGGTGATCGTGCCTTTATTGGCATTTGATAAAGATGGGTACCGTATTGGTTATGGAAAGGGCTTTTATGACAGGTTTCTGCAGGGAATATCGACGCAGAAGATTGGCCTGTCATTTTTTGATGAACTGAATGTGATTGACGATATAAACGAACATGACGTCAGGCTGGACAAATGTATTACACCAAATAGAATATATGTCTTTCCTGTAACGTAA